The region GCGGGCACGCTTTGAAACGCCCACAGTCCGCCGCGCAGACATTCGCGCAGCGCTTGCCTGACGAGACGCGCGTCGAGAATCAGCCATGCGTGGCCGTCGCGCGTTTCGCACATCGCATGACCGAGCGCCGCGCCATAGACTTCCTCGTTGCAGAAACGCGCGCCGCGGCGGTCCACCACGCAGCCTTGCGCCCACGCATACGGCGGGTTGATGAAGCGCCACGCGGACACGCGTTCGAGGCGCGTCGCCACGCCGCCCGCCGACTCGCCGAGGCGAATGCCCGAGCCGTCGCAGCCGGTCGCGCCGAGCCGCCAGTTCGGCAGATAGCGCGGTGCGTGACGCGCCACCATCGCGCGGTTGAAGATGAAGCCGCCGGTGCTGAGAATCACCGCATCGGCCTTGATCGTGATGAGGCGGCTCTCGCGCAGCTCCACGCGATGCAAGGCCTCGCGCAAACGGTCGGCCCATGCGGGCATGCCGTTGTGCAGCCGATCCGCCCAGCGCGCGAGCCGTGTGTGCGCACGCTGCGCGCGGCCCGGCGCGACCTGCCAGACCTGCGCGCCGATCACGCGGCCGCCGCGATCCGTGACGAGGCGGCGCACGCTCGCGTGGCACAGCGTGTCGATGAACGGCTGCGCGTCGACCGCGTCGCGCAAGGTGTCGTACAGCACGCGGCCCGACATGCCGTCGCCGACCACGCGATGACCGCGCGGCGCGGGTGGATGCGCACGCGCGGCATCGCCCACCGCTTCGTTGCCGGAGTAGTACAGGTAATAGCCGTTCTGCGGATACGAGGTCTTGCGCGGCGGCACCGTCGCGGCAAAGCGCACGCCGAGCCGTTCGAGCCAGCGCAGCATCTCCGCGCTGCCCGCGCAGAAACGGCGCAGCGTGGCGGCGGTTACGGCGTCGCCCACTTCGTGCTGCAGGTACGCGAACATCGCCTCGGGCGTATCCGCGTAACCCGCTTCGCGCTGGTACGGTGTGCCGCCGCCCGCGTACACCACGCCGCCGCTTTTCGCGCTCGCGCCGCCGCCTTCGAAGCGCTCGACAATGCGCACTTTCGCGCCGGCCGCCGCCGCTTCCAGCGCGGCGCACGCGCCGGCCGCGCCGAAGCCGGCCACCAGCACGTCGCACACGTCGTCCCAGCGGACTCGCGCGGGATCGTCGACGACGAGCGGCGCCTCCACCGGCGTCGCGTGGTCGTGGCGGGCTTCAGCGCAGGTGGACATGGCGCGCGATGCCTCGTTCAAGCGGCCGCGCAGCGCACGGGCGGTGTCGCGGTCGTATAGGCGCCGTCGACGTACACCAGCGGATCGACTTCGCCGCTGATCAGCACCTGCTCCACGCGACCGATAAAGATCGCGTGCGTGCCGTAGTCGAAGCGGCCGTCCTGCTCGCAGATCAGGCTCGCCTGCGCGTCGAGCAGAAACGGCACGCCTTGCGCGGAACGCTGCCAGTCGCCGGTACTGAAGCGGTCCTCGCCCTTCAGGCGGCCGCTGCAGTCGATCGCGATGTGCTGATGCTGCGCCGACAGCACGTTCACGCCGAACGCCGCGCCCTTGTCGAGCGGCGGAAAGATCGACGAATTGCGGTTCACGCAGATCAGCAGCGAAGGCGGCTCGGTGGACAGCGAATCGACCGCCGTCGCCGACATCGAATAGCGGCGCTCGCCGTCGCTGCAGCTGATCACGGCGACCGAGCGCGCGAGACGGCGCATGGCCAGCAACATGTCGGCGCGCAGCGGATGGGTGTTGAGTTCGGTCATGATGTGACTCCGCGAAGTTCGCTGGGGGATCGTGAAACTGCGCCGGAAGCAACGCCGGAAGCAGCGCCTGAAGCAGCACTCGACGCCGCGCCGTCGCCGGCGAGATGGTTGGCGGCGATGTAGCCGAAGGTCATCGCGGGTCCGAGCGTCGAGCCCGCGCCCGGATAGCTCGCCCCCATCATCGACGCGCTCGTGTTGCCGATCGCGAAGAGCCCCTCGATCGGCGAACCGTCCTCGCGCAGCACACGCGCCAGCGCGTCGGTGACGAGCCCGCCCTTCGTGCCGATGTCGCCCGCGTCGACGCGCACCGCGTAGTACGGGCCGGTTTCGATGGGTGCGAGACAGGGGTTCGGCTTCACGCTCGGGTCGCCGTAGTAGGTGTCGAACACGTTGCCGCCCTTGCCGAATTCCTCGTCCACGCCGCTCGCGGCGTAGCGGTTCATCTTCGCGACCGTGTCGCGCAGGCCCTCGGCGTTCACGCCGATCTGCGCGGCCAGTTCATCAAGCGATCCGGCCTTGTGCAACAGCGAACGGAACGCGGGCGGAATGCGCGAGTCGGGCATCATCGACGCCGGCATGACCGGACCGCATGGATAGTTGCGGCGAAAACGCGCATCGAACACCATCCACGCCGGCACGCTCGCGCCGGTTTGTTCGTGATCGCGATACATCGCACGGACGATCTCCGAGTACGGTCCCGCCTCGTTGACGAAGCGCTTGCCGAGTCCGTTGACGATCACGCAGCCCGGCAGATTGCGCTCGACGAACAGCGCACGCTGCTTTTCCTCGCGCTCGACGTGCACGGTCGGCGCGCCCCACACGTGCTCCATCAGCGCGATGCCTGCGCCGAGCTGCATGCCAACCGCGATCGCGTCGCCCGTGTTGGCGGGGGGCGTCGCGCTCCAATGCGTTTGCGTGGGTTGCGGCAGGAAGCGCGCGCGCATCGCCTGATTGCGTTCGAAGCCGCCCGCCGCGAGAATCACGCCGCGCTGCGCGAGCACACGAACCCGGCGGCCCTCGCGTTCGATCACCACGCCGCTCACGCGTCCCTGGTCCTCAAGCACTTCGCACATCGGCGCCTCCAGCCACACCGGTACCTGGCGATCGAGCAGCGCGCGCCGCAGACCGCCGGTGAGCGCGTTGCCGAGCGTCAGACGGCGGTCGCGGCGCGTGCGCAGCCGCATGCGCAGGTCGAGCCAGTAGCGGCCGAACTGCCGCACCGCGAGGCCGATATAACCCGGCGCCTTCGACAGCATCTGCTGCGCTTCCTTCGAGGTCACCGCCACGCGGCCGCCGACCAGCGTGCCCGGCGACGGATCGCGCAGCCGCGCGAATTCGGCGCCGAGCAATGCGCCGTCGAACGGCAGCGGATCGAGCGCGCGATAGCCCGGCATCGCGCCGGGCAGATGCTGGAAATAGTCCGCGTATTTCGCCAGCGACTGGTAACGCACCGGCGTCTTCGTTTCGAGGTAGCGCAGCATCTCGGGCGCGGTGTCGAGATAGGCGTCGATCTTCTCGCTCGCCGTCAGGCCTTCCGTGCAGGCGTCGAGATAGGTGCGGGCCGCTTCGCGCGTATCGGTCGCGCCGAGTTCGGCGATGTGGTGATTGCACGGAATCCAGATGCCGCCGCCCGACACCGCCGAGGTGCCGCCGTATTTGTCGCTCTTTTCGAGCACCACCACGGAAAGACCGCGGTCGGCCGCGCGGCAGGCGGCCAGCATGCCGCCCGCGCCGGAGCCGATCACCACCACGTCGAACGCGTGGGTTTCGCTTGTCTGTTCGCTCATGACGGCGCCCGTCAGATGAAGAAATCGGTATTCGGGCGGCCCAGCATCACCGCGCCGAGGTTCTGTCCGAAACGGTCGACGTTGTTCGCGTAGTGCGCGCGCGCGGCGTGCAGATCGAGAAAGCGCCGCACCAGCGGATTACGGTTGTAGATGCCGTTGCCGCCCGCGTAACGCAGCAGCGCATTGGCCGCCTGCGCGCAACGCTCGGCCACCTGCGCCGATTGATACCGGAACAGCACGCGCCGTTCGATCGACACGTCCGGGCCGCCGTTGGCCGCGTCCATCAACTCGGCGAAATTGCGCTTGAGCAGCACCTTCATTTCGTCGACGGCGACCGCCGCGTTCGCGCAGGCGGTTTGCGCGCCGGTGTCGTCGGTGGTTTTCGCGCCGCTGTTGGCGCTGACGCGAGTCGCGGCATAGCCGGTGAAATCGTCGAGCGCGCCTTGCAACGCGCCGATACACGCGGTGCACACCGCGCGCACGAAGATCTGCGCGAACGGCAGATGGAACAGCGGCGCGTCGTTGACGGCGAGGCCCGGGCTGGTGCCCATCATCCCGTCGATCGCCTTATGCGTGCGGTAGTCGGGCACGAACACGTCGTCCACGAGGATGTCGTGACTGCCGGTCGCGCGCAGACCGAGCACGTCCCAGTCCTGCTGGATCGTGTAGTCGCTTTTCGGCAGCAGGAAGGTGCGGTACTCGGGCGGTTCGCCGTCCTTCGCCGGCGGCACCAGCGCGCCGAGAAACACCCACTCGCACAGCTCGCTGCCGCTTGAAAATTTCCAGTGACCCGAGAGACGGAAGCCGCCTTCGACCGGCGTCACGCGCCCCACCGGCATATACGTCGAGGCGATCAACGTGCTCGGGTCGCGCCCCCACACGTCCTGCTGCGCGCGTTCGTCGAACAGCGCGAGCTGCCAGTTGTGCACGCCGACCACGCCGTACACCCATGCGCTCGACATGCAGCCGCGCGCCACCGCCATCTGGATCTCGAAGAAGGTCTGCGGGTCGAGTTCGTAGCCGCCGTAGCGCTTGGGCTGCAGCACCTTGAAGAAACCCGCCGCCTGAAAGTCGGCGATCGTCCCGGCGGGAATCCGCCCGTTGGCCTCGGCCTGCGCGGCGCGTCCGGCCAGCACCGGCGCCAGCGCCTCGGCGCGGGCAATCAGTTCGGCTGCAAGGGCGTTCGAATCGTTGTCGCGATGCACGGCTGTCTCCTATGTTTTCTCGTGTGAAACTGTCTGAGGGCGTTTCATCTTCGAGGGCCGGCCGCCGCGTCGCATCGTCTGAAGAGACTAGCGGCGCGCGCGGCCGTTTCGCGTGCGCGCGGCGTCAGGCGACGGCCTGCGCCTTTTCCTTGCCCGCCTTCAGGCGGTTGAAATAAGGAATCACGTGCTCGCCGATGTTGCGGATCGTTTCGAGCTGCGCTTCGTGCGGCACGGTGCCCATCTGGCACAGGAACAGCACTTCGTCGACGCCCGCTTCCATCAGACGGCCCACGTAGCCGATGCAATCGTCGACGGTGCCGTATGCGTGGTTCGGGTTCATCATCGAGAGCGCCGGGTCGCTGAAGTCGACCACCACTTCTTCCGACGCGAAGCGCGAGCGGATCACCATTTCGCCGGTGTTGCCCTGCACCAGATCGTCGCCCCACTTCGACGGATCGGGACGTTCGCCGCCGGTGTACCAGTACGCGAGCGATTCCATGAAGTAGCGCTGGCCGCGAATGCCGATCTTGCGCGCCTGCTGGCCGTCGCTCATCACCACCGTCGGGCACAGCGCGGCGAGATGCTGGGTCGGACGGAAGCCGACCTGGTCCTCGGGCTTGCGGCTCGCCCATGCGTCGCGATACAGCGCGTTCTTCTTCGCCACTTCGTCCGGGCCGCCGAAACCGAGCACCAGCGCGCCAAGACCGCGTTGTCCGGCGCGCACCAGGCCGTCGCTATTGGTGCAGGCCATGTACATCGGCGGATGCGGGTCCTGGAACGGCTTCGGGTGAATCGGACGCTTAGGAATCTTGATGTACTTGCCGTCGTGTTCGATCTCGTCCTGCACGAACATCTTCGGCACCAGATACATCGACTCGTCGATCATCGGCTGCAGTTCCGCGAGGTCGTAGCCGAACGCGCCGGCTTCCTGCTGGCTGCCGCCCTTGCCGACGCCGAAGTGCACGCGCCCGCCCGACAGGATGTCGAGCATCGCGACGCGCTCCGCGACCTTGATCGGATGGTTCATCGCGGGCGGCAGGCAGATCACGCCGTGGCCGAGGCCGATGCGCGTGGTGCGGCCCGCGAGATACGCGAGAAAGGTTTCCGGCGCGCTCATGTGCGCATAGTTCGTCAGCGACGTGTGTTCGACGCACCAGATGGTGTCGAAGCCGACTTGCTCGGCCAGCAGCGCCTGTTCGACGGTTTCCTTGAAAACCCGGTGGTCGCCTTCCCGCGAAGCGTCCGTGGTCTGGGCTTCGTAAATCAGAGAAAACTTCATTGCGTGCGTCTCCATGAATTTTGGACTGTGCTGAATCGGGCGGCAGCCCGTTCTCAGGCGCCGAACCCGGTGAGGATCGTGACGGTCCACGCAACGGAGTTTCAGATCGCGCGGGCTTGTCGGCATCGTCTGTTTGGGTTAACGGAGCGCAATTTGGCGAGGGCGGGTTCGCCGGCCGGCACGCAGCAGTTTTTTCACGCGCTGCCACAGGGTTTTCACGGTCCTGTGCGACGCTTTTCCGTTTTTGACGGGCTAGTCCGATCGGACCTAGTGCGACCCGCCGGCGCGACGCTACGATCGATTCGCGCCCCAACGAGCGGGCGCGCGAACCACGACGCACAACCAGGGGAGTGCAAGGCAATGAAGGCTTCGATGATGCTGTATCCGGTCGACTCGATCGACGCGGCACTGCCGCTTTTTGTCGACGGCTTGGGACTGGCGGTGAAATTCCGCGACGGCGAGCGCTATTGCGCGCTCGACGGCGTGAGCATGACGGTGGCGCTGGTGGCCGGCGAGGAACGGATCGTCGAGCGCGCGGCGCTGGTGTTCAAGGTCGACGAAGACGACGATCTGTACGCGGCGATGGCGCGCGTGGTCGCGGCGGGCGCGTCGGTGCGGGTGCCGGTGCAGCAGGGGCCGCACGAGTGGCGCGCGGTGCTGGAGGATAAGAACGGCGCGCTGCTGGTGTTGTCGCAGAAGCGGGCGAATGCCTGAGCGGTGAGCTCACGGGCGCGGGGTACGCGCCCGTGAGGCTGAACGTGATGTGACTTAACGCGCGACACGTCGCGCGTGACGCGTCGCGATTAACCCAGCGGCACCACGCTGCCCAGCAGAATGCGCACGAGCGTGGCCTGGCGCGTCACGCCGGTCTTCGAGAAGATCGCCCGCAGATGCGCGCGCGCCGTGTTCTTGCTGATGCCCAGCTCGTCGGCGGCCTCTTCGAGCGTGAGCCCATTGGTCAACAGCAACGCGAGCGAGGTCTCGGCCGGCGTGAGATCGAACAGCTTGCGCACGATCTCCTGCGAGCCTTGCGACTTGCGGTCCGGGTCGCGCAGAAACAGCACGGTCGCCGGGCGCCGCTTGTTGTCCTCGGACCAGTCCGATAGCGGAATGGTCCGCACCAGCACGCCGAGTTTCGGCTTGTCGCAGCCGCGCGTGATCGGCATCGCCTCGACGATCGGCGCGGCGGTGCCGAAGTGGCCCATTAACGCATGACGCACGAGGCGTTGCAGGTTGCGGTTCTCCTGCGCGTCGGTCGCCTCCACGTTGCCGTGCGCGATGCGCAACCCCTTGCCTTCCGCGAGAATCTCGTCGGCCACGCTGTTGGTGCGCATGATCGCGCCGCTTTCGTCGAGCGTGACCGTGCCCACCAGCATCCGGTCGATCGCGCTCGCGTACAGCGTGCGTTCCGATTCGACGATGTCGAGCCGCGAATGCAGCTCGACCGCGCGCCGCAGATGCGGCAGCAACAATGCGCAGAACGCCTTGTCGCGTGCGGAAAAATGCGTGGCGTCATGACGCCGGCATACCCGGAAGCGGCACTCCACGCCGGACTCCGTGCGCAGATCCGCGCCCATGATGTAGCGGATGTCGGCGGGCTTCAGGAACTGCTTGTACAGCTCGCTGGTGAGCCAGCCGGTATCGCCGAACACTTCGTCGACCGTCACCACGCGATCGGCGGGCAGGCCGACGAACGGGTCGAGCGAATAGTAGTAGTTGTTGTACGACGCTTCGCCCGGCACACCCGAGCCCGCCTCCGATGCGTGGACCATCAGCCCGCGCCGGTCGCTCGACGGCGAACGCAGAATCAGCGTCACGTAGCTCGCGTCCAGCGATCCGCGGATCAGTTCGAGCGCACTTGCCCAGGGGGTGCTTTCCAGCGGTCCTTGATAAAGCCGCGCGGCAAGTTCGCTGAATTGCGCGACGTTCAGGTCCGCGAGTTCGCTCGCGGACTGGCCCTCTTCGGGGGCCCATCTTGTCTCCATCAACACGCTCCGTCCTCCATGCGATTTTGCATCGCGACGCCAAGCTTACGGGCCGCCCCGTTCGCCTGCATCGGTGGAAGTACTTAGCCGCGACAAGTTTCGCAGAGCGTGCTAACGAACTCTCGTCCAATCGGACGATGCCGGCCCCAGGGCCGCGCGCTTCAATGCATTCCATTCGATGCTTGCGTGCGCAACGGGCTGCCGTTCATAGCGGAAAAACCGCGCACGTACGCTCGCTTTCTAATAACCGGTATAGCCACGGCCATACCCAGACAAGGAGACTCGATGGCGCTCGATCCCCAGGCGAAAGCCCTGCTCGACGCAATGGCCGCCCTGCCCGCGCTCGATTTCACGCAGCTCACCGCTCCCGCCTATCGCGCCATGCTCGCGGCGGCCGGCAGCCTCGCCCCCGGCGATGCGGTCGCGTCCGAGGAAGATCTGCGCATTCCGACCCCGAACGGCTCGCTCGCCGCACGCGTGTATCGGCCGGTCGTCGCCGGCGGCGGCAACGATGCGCTGCTGCCGCTCACCGTGTTTTTCCACGGCGGCGGCTTCGTGTCGCTCGGCATCGACAGTCACGCGAACATCTGCCGCTGTCTCGCGCAGCGGGCGCAGACCGTGGTGCTCTCGGTCGATTACCGGCTCGCGCCCGAAGCGCCCTTTCCGGCCGCGGCGCACGATGCGCTCGACACCGTGCGCTGGGCCGCCACACATTCCGCCGAACTGCGCGTGCGGCCCGGTCCGCTCGCGGTCGCGGGCGACAGCGCGGGCGGCAATCTCGCCGCGGTGGCCGCGCAGCAGTTGCGCGGCGACGGTACGATCGCGC is a window of Paraburkholderia sp. D15 DNA encoding:
- a CDS encoding FAD-binding protein produces the protein MSTCAEARHDHATPVEAPLVVDDPARVRWDDVCDVLVAGFGAAGACAALEAAAAGAKVRIVERFEGGGASAKSGGVVYAGGGTPYQREAGYADTPEAMFAYLQHEVGDAVTAATLRRFCAGSAEMLRWLERLGVRFAATVPPRKTSYPQNGYYLYYSGNEAVGDAARAHPPAPRGHRVVGDGMSGRVLYDTLRDAVDAQPFIDTLCHASVRRLVTDRGGRVIGAQVWQVAPGRAQRAHTRLARWADRLHNGMPAWADRLREALHRVELRESRLITIKADAVILSTGGFIFNRAMVARHAPRYLPNWRLGATGCDGSGIRLGESAGGVATRLERVSAWRFINPPYAWAQGCVVDRRGARFCNEEVYGAALGHAMCETRDGHAWLILDARLVRQALRECLRGGLWAFQSVPALLLMLAGRKRAASVTELAGRIGCDPAVLAQTVDIYNAAAQQGVDREFGKSSAMLQPLAHGPYYAIDISASSRVFPCPSITLGGLRVDETSNAVLSAGGEPVAGLFAAGRAACGLASNHYVSGLSLADCIWSGRQAGRAAAGAVLANGAHFLTATD
- a CDS encoding flavin reductase family protein, which produces MTELNTHPLRADMLLAMRRLARSVAVISCSDGERRYSMSATAVDSLSTEPPSLLICVNRNSSIFPPLDKGAAFGVNVLSAQHQHIAIDCSGRLKGEDRFSTGDWQRSAQGVPFLLDAQASLICEQDGRFDYGTHAIFIGRVEQVLISGEVDPLVYVDGAYTTATPPVRCAAA
- a CDS encoding FAD-dependent oxidoreductase produces the protein MSEQTSETHAFDVVVIGSGAGGMLAACRAADRGLSVVVLEKSDKYGGTSAVSGGGIWIPCNHHIAELGATDTREAARTYLDACTEGLTASEKIDAYLDTAPEMLRYLETKTPVRYQSLAKYADYFQHLPGAMPGYRALDPLPFDGALLGAEFARLRDPSPGTLVGGRVAVTSKEAQQMLSKAPGYIGLAVRQFGRYWLDLRMRLRTRRDRRLTLGNALTGGLRRALLDRQVPVWLEAPMCEVLEDQGRVSGVVIEREGRRVRVLAQRGVILAAGGFERNQAMRARFLPQPTQTHWSATPPANTGDAIAVGMQLGAGIALMEHVWGAPTVHVEREEKQRALFVERNLPGCVIVNGLGKRFVNEAGPYSEIVRAMYRDHEQTGASVPAWMVFDARFRRNYPCGPVMPASMMPDSRIPPAFRSLLHKAGSLDELAAQIGVNAEGLRDTVAKMNRYAASGVDEEFGKGGNVFDTYYGDPSVKPNPCLAPIETGPYYAVRVDAGDIGTKGGLVTDALARVLREDGSPIEGLFAIGNTSASMMGASYPGAGSTLGPAMTFGYIAANHLAGDGAASSAASGAASGVASGAVSRSPSELRGVTS
- a CDS encoding flavin-dependent monooxygenase; this encodes MHRDNDSNALAAELIARAEALAPVLAGRAAQAEANGRIPAGTIADFQAAGFFKVLQPKRYGGYELDPQTFFEIQMAVARGCMSSAWVYGVVGVHNWQLALFDERAQQDVWGRDPSTLIASTYMPVGRVTPVEGGFRLSGHWKFSSGSELCEWVFLGALVPPAKDGEPPEYRTFLLPKSDYTIQQDWDVLGLRATGSHDILVDDVFVPDYRTHKAIDGMMGTSPGLAVNDAPLFHLPFAQIFVRAVCTACIGALQGALDDFTGYAATRVSANSGAKTTDDTGAQTACANAAVAVDEMKVLLKRNFAELMDAANGGPDVSIERRVLFRYQSAQVAERCAQAANALLRYAGGNGIYNRNPLVRRFLDLHAARAHYANNVDRFGQNLGAVMLGRPNTDFFI
- a CDS encoding LLM class flavin-dependent oxidoreductase; the protein is MKFSLIYEAQTTDASREGDHRVFKETVEQALLAEQVGFDTIWCVEHTSLTNYAHMSAPETFLAYLAGRTTRIGLGHGVICLPPAMNHPIKVAERVAMLDILSGGRVHFGVGKGGSQQEAGAFGYDLAELQPMIDESMYLVPKMFVQDEIEHDGKYIKIPKRPIHPKPFQDPHPPMYMACTNSDGLVRAGQRGLGALVLGFGGPDEVAKKNALYRDAWASRKPEDQVGFRPTQHLAALCPTVVMSDGQQARKIGIRGQRYFMESLAYWYTGGERPDPSKWGDDLVQGNTGEMVIRSRFASEEVVVDFSDPALSMMNPNHAYGTVDDCIGYVGRLMEAGVDEVLFLCQMGTVPHEAQLETIRNIGEHVIPYFNRLKAGKEKAQAVA
- a CDS encoding VOC family protein; translated protein: MKASMMLYPVDSIDAALPLFVDGLGLAVKFRDGERYCALDGVSMTVALVAGEERIVERAALVFKVDEDDDLYAAMARVVAAGASVRVPVQQGPHEWRAVLEDKNGALLVLSQKRANA
- a CDS encoding helix-turn-helix transcriptional regulator, with the translated sequence METRWAPEEGQSASELADLNVAQFSELAARLYQGPLESTPWASALELIRGSLDASYVTLILRSPSSDRRGLMVHASEAGSGVPGEASYNNYYYSLDPFVGLPADRVVTVDEVFGDTGWLTSELYKQFLKPADIRYIMGADLRTESGVECRFRVCRRHDATHFSARDKAFCALLLPHLRRAVELHSRLDIVESERTLYASAIDRMLVGTVTLDESGAIMRTNSVADEILAEGKGLRIAHGNVEATDAQENRNLQRLVRHALMGHFGTAAPIVEAMPITRGCDKPKLGVLVRTIPLSDWSEDNKRRPATVLFLRDPDRKSQGSQEIVRKLFDLTPAETSLALLLTNGLTLEEAADELGISKNTARAHLRAIFSKTGVTRQATLVRILLGSVVPLG
- a CDS encoding alpha/beta hydrolase, yielding MALDPQAKALLDAMAALPALDFTQLTAPAYRAMLAAAGSLAPGDAVASEEDLRIPTPNGSLAARVYRPVVAGGGNDALLPLTVFFHGGGFVSLGIDSHANICRCLAQRAQTVVLSVDYRLAPEAPFPAAAHDALDTVRWAATHSAELRVRPGPLAVAGDSAGGNLAAVAAQQLRGDGTIAHQLLLYPVVDCATEHPSYESLATGYLLSAAQMRWFKDLYFGPDAGQADRADPLASPLAAALADLRGVASATIVSAEFDPLRDEAEQYAARLAQAGVPTAHVRWPGQIHGFASLIGALDAADHVLTHAAQALHHALHVSPSRLRQPETT